One segment of Babesia bigemina genome assembly Bbig001, chromosome : II DNA contains the following:
- a CDS encoding RIBONUCLEASE Z domain containing protein,putative, with protein sequence MAYVQQIGWYNLSVPPSLQLVTYRNTYLFNVGENSQREDWLHLPDRRELFDSRRTDGDSSGSRTDVYRDPANIWTASDQGACGSHQGAILHKVGWLLELRHDPDSATLEVYAHEITETTFVELAREDGVAVYGASYRGDTDYGTFHVVDSVVNLNVAYVIAFDNESGPFLPHEARRLGVTKGSDFGLLKKGQAVQVADGSWVHPQQVIGSPLRGRKSLIMHSNGPASLDNVDKARDLVGRLDYVFWMNTTDSEDLVAGKAPPLDETRKHVALTKAHYLNSVHATFAPQLFPTPPNPQDKFFGFAVDEEGQENQPKQSTFLRPLTKIVMYPAHKATVVEDFACCGYSQELFDKDDVPMMDSLDDNLLSDPSITFLGTGCAAPGPIRNVSGILLRLSKACAVILDAGVGTLQQIYLCSSTMGEFVETISAIRAIVVSHSHGDHYVGVCSLLAYRYKYGKMCKVNDRPTVFAPARILQWMEFYKNNVSPIDYDGIETVIGGKHTVPVCNSGMQFNFFAVDHISDSVGVRLTHEAIGSVVYSGDTRPCDSLIEAAMDCDVLIQEASFNDSDQAQATNRYHTTFSEAIDIGERCRARATILTHFSQRYKSIELGVEPRNDLIVAYDLMRIPIKAISTVAEPMLIATEELNLVLNQISD encoded by the exons ATGGCGTACGTACAGCAGATAGGGTGGTACAACCTGTCTGTGCCTCCctcgctgcagctggtgaCATACCGCAATACCTACCTTTTTAACGTCGGAGAAAACTCGCAGAG GGAAGATTGGCTGCATCTTCCTGACCGCCGTGAACTCTTCGACAGTAGACGGACTGACGGGGATTCTTCTGGCAGTAGAACGGACGTCTATCGAGACCCTGCGAATATTTGGACCGCCTCCGACCAAGGCGCTTGTGGAAGCCATCAAGGAGCAATCCTTCACAAAGTTGGTTGGCTCCTAGAATTGCGACATGATCCCGATAGTGCAACTCTTGAAGTTTATGCCCACGAAATCACCGAAACAACATTTGTGGAGCTAGCCAGGGAGGATGGCGTGGCCGTGTATGGTGCGTCCTACAGGGGTGACACGGATTACGGCACGTTCCACGTGGTAGACAGCGTTGTGAACCTGAATGTCGCTTACGTCATCGCTTTTGACAACGAGTCGGGGCCGTTTCTTCCACATGAAGCGCGCCGTCTGGGT GTCACAAAAGGGTCCGACTTCGGTCTGCTGAAGAAAGGCCAGGCGGTGCAGGTTGCGGATGGTTCCTGGGTGCATCCGCAGCAAGTCATCGGCTCTCCGTTGAGGGGCAGAAAATCCCTGATCATGCACAGCAATGGGCCGGCATCGTTAGACAAC GTGGATAAGGCTCGAGATTTAGTAGGCCGACTGGACTACGTTTTCTGGATGAACACTACCGATTCCGAGGATCTGGTGGCGGGGAAGGCACC GCCGTTAGACGAGACTAGAAAGCACGTCGCACTTACCAAAGCACACTACCTCAACAGTGTGCATGCGACATTTGCGCCGCAGCTCTTCCCAACACCGCCGAACCCCCAAGACAAGTTCTTCGGGTTCGCCGTTGATGAAGAGGGGCAAGAAAACCAGCCGAAGCAAAGCACCTTCCTTCGGCCGCTCACGAAAATTGTGATGTATCCGGCGCATAAG GCGACTGTCGTCGAGGACTTCGCGTGCTGCGGGTACTCACAGGAGCTGTTTGACAAGGATGACGTGCCAATGATGGACAGTTTGGATGACAACCTACTCAGTGACCCTTCCATCACGTTTCTGGGGACCGGGTGCGCTGCCCCTGGGCCGATACGAAACGTGTCGGGTATATTGCTCAGGCTGTCCAAGGCTTGCGCCGTCATCCTTGACGCCGGTGTAGGGACGCTTCAGCAGATATACCTGTGCTCAAGCACCATGGGCGAATTTGTCGAAACCATCAGCGCGATACG GGCCATTGTAGTGTCACACTCACACGGGGACCACTATGTGGGCGTCTGCAGCCTGCTAGCCTACCGATACAAATACGGCAAGATGTGCAAAGTCAACGACCGACCGACTGTATTCGCGCCCGCGCGCATTTTGCAGTGGATGGAGTTTTACAAAAATAACGTTTCGCCAATCGACTATGACGGCATCGAAACCGTGATTGGCGGGAAGCACACTGTGCCGGTGTGCAATTCTGGAATGCAGTTCAACTTTTTCGCCGTGGACCACATATCGGATTCCGTGGGCGTTCGGCTGACGCACGAGGCGATAGGCAGCGTGGTGTACTCGGGCGACACCCGCCCGTGCGACAGCCTTATCGAGGCTGCCATGGACTGCGACGTGTTGATCCAGGAGG CGTCGTTTAACGACAGTGATCAGGCGCAGGCCACGAACCGGTATCACACGACCTTTTCGGAGGCGATTGACATCGGCGAGCGGTGCCGCGCCCGCGCAACCATTTTGACCCACTTTAGCCAGCGTTACAAGAGCATCGAGTTGGGTGTGGAGCCACGGAATGACCTAATCGTCGCGTACGACCTCATGCGCATACCCATCAAAGCCATCAGCACTGTAGCGGAGCCCATGCTGATAGCCACGGAGGAACTGAACTTAGTACTTAATCAAATTTCAGACTAG